A window of Sphaeramia orbicularis chromosome 8, fSphaOr1.1, whole genome shotgun sequence genomic DNA:
CCTTCTAAATGAAGTTTAATACATGCATATTGAGTTTACGTTTCTTCTTTTATAATGAACAACATGGTTCCAGGAAAATTTTCATGTTAAATGGTTGAACTGTGACCAAACGAGAGTATTTAGTTCCTTATCAACCTGCcatattctgtttttctttccagAGGACATCCTGCTGGAGGACATGGAGGATGGTGTGAGACTGACAAACCAATGGCTGATCCGTACACCCCGCAAGTCCTTCTTTGTGTCTGCTCCTACTCAGGAGGAGAAGCAGGCCTGGATGCAGCACATTGAAGACTGCCGGTCCAACCTGCGACCGGGTCCATTTCAGGGAGATGGTCCCAAACCGGTGTCTCACTTTGCTGTTTCCTGGATCCCAGACAAAGTCTCTTCTCTATGCATGCGCTGTACTAAGACGTTCACAGTCACCAAGCGGCGGCACCACTGCAGGCAATGTGGCTTTATTGTCTGTAACGCATGTTCCAAGGACAGAACACAGATCAGTCACATTAACACCAAAAAGAAACTGAGAGTCTGCTCCTACTGCTACTCCATGAAAAATGAAGAGAATGAAGTTGTGACGCGTCAGAGGGGGGGCAGCACTGACACCAAATCTTCAGAGGAAGATGACCTGGCTCTGTCCAGTGATGAAGAGGAGATGGACGAGACGATGATGGATAACACCCCAAGCAAGTGGCTCGACTCTCACTCTGGCACCTGGGGCCAGATGGGCACCTATGTCAGTGTAAAATAAACCAATATAATAATATGACACTGATCAGGTTCACCATCATCCATCATTTTGGTCAATTTTGAACTTTACTCTTGAAGGACTTTTACTATTATATTTATATGGCCAGGAATGACACAAAGTAGTAACAGCTGATAGTAGTCCATGTAAACTTTTGCCTATAAAGTTGTAACGCATTCTTAC
This region includes:
- the LOC115423601 gene encoding pleckstrin homology domain-containing family F member 2-like, with translation MYQTIMDYLTFTKENRERILAVENSFSPGGTALAKPGRILVGEGRLLKQGRKKPQLKAFFLFSDVLVYGSVLLCGRWHRKQRVIPLEDILLEDMEDGVRLTNQWLIRTPRKSFFVSAPTQEEKQAWMQHIEDCRSNLRPGPFQGDGPKPVSHFAVSWIPDKVSSLCMRCTKTFTVTKRRHHCRQCGFIVCNACSKDRTQISHINTKKKLRVCSYCYSMKNEENEVVTRQRGGSTDTKSSEEDDLALSSDEEEMDETMMDNTPSKWLDSHSGTWGQMGTYVSVK